Proteins found in one Fusarium oxysporum Fo47 chromosome V, complete sequence genomic segment:
- a CDS encoding transcriptional Coactivator p15-domain-containing protein has protein sequence MARTSAAKKRAADSDSEPETVSKRVKSGTSVESDGKDDDGNPYWELSNKRRVGVSDFSKKTFVNIREYYDKDGKTLPGKKGISLSIEQYNAFLKAVPHINAALRAKGLVVEGDIADKPDTALIPAAKVKKERKKSPKANIETTSEEED, from the exons ATGGCCCGTACATCTGCTGCCAAAAAGCGCGCTGCCGATTCTGATAGTGAGCCCGAGACTGTTTCCAAAAGAGTCAAGAGTGGAACATCAGTTGAGTCGGATGGtaaagatgatgatggaaatcCATACTGGGAG CTCTCAAACAAGCGCCGTGTTGGTGTATCAGACTTCAGCAAGAAAACCTTTGTCAATATTCGAGAGTACTATGATAAGGATGGCAAGACTTTACCTGGCAAGAAG GGTATTTCGCTTTCCATCGAGCAGTACAATGCTTTTCTTAAGGCTGTTCCACACATCAATGCTGCTCTTCGCGCCAAGGGTCTCGTAGTTGAGGGTGACATTGCAGACAAGCCTGATACTGCTCTGATTCCAGCTGCCAAAGTTAAGAAAGAGCGAAAGAAGTCACCGAAGGCGAACATTGAGACCAccagcgaggaagaggactAG
- a CDS encoding PXA domain-containing protein — protein sequence MSSTAFPNQNAPQPGASLTNPPKPKAIALNGSPLPTLSQTQDDDKPLLTDKPSDANDLANKMTTTNDAMNSDSPITNTTRTETTNTRTATEDGTPIAKVIHFFATATPESLAGVAVGFAAFTYFTMGRLGLVLIGALGGVAGFISWEARNPELAKAVRGERGIDVIDRLLEAKNNQAGEKREDSSDDEEPALKNFDEFRPETREALGGLVDAIVRDYVKWWYSPIVPTDHSFPLACRKTLTSYLLSVSSHLSRKRPADAFLDLLTNSSSIIIVFMSELASAFSELPPDSSMTAADAVYNYLASNPDCHLANLLNQRQQASKFKMVAEDLLGFLDRNSYNCDPARVFLREILANSVLEKTLHTCSQADWINGWIVYLLEAGEPNLNQAIDVGMQRAPESSVAATNVFADLDGNVGNVGIAKPGRSSLETERARRKEPLGHKKKLSKAEEEMDEAMQEMKRMNEMIAEEEARRKRASVVSFHDSPKDSNNAEKRLSGAPDLSAATKRDVSLPSATSTEGFSSKSDIVQTPVTPRSPMDSSSPESSPRRSDGTRFTSFDQIVPPGQVTDEGEEDAPKKAPLTLHNATITLHDDTPGEPNRIRSKPNWDYWVQVEPSATAYPGWMIVRRYADFETLHEILRRIANISGATAFTELHKDLPDWKLHTRESLRGELERYLRDACWYQSLAESEGMKRFLEKSKGHTHSESKAGFGWETMGKGMLDALTSGPKGAMEGGKSLVGGVTGVFGSTFSGLSRKSTQSVDLTANSSRLSISTPPSQLSGVRSPVRSARDSMDSQRSSIVSLQPGKMPPMERRPSYQSQSESDADIRTSRSECKESASASASALPSREHSRAPSLAQLRSPSAVSLDFTKLPPPPDQIADDYGLPEGNIDMQSGKGQQDRKGSQQIPTPPPSVTDGKRASLKPGKQYTPLSEPETRVAVELLFAVINEMYTLSSAWNIRRTLLTAAKSFLLRPGNPSLLTVQSLIQKSVIDANTSDSGIAEQLRKIRENMMPTEQELAGWPAELTADEKEKLRVKARRLLIQSGLPAALMGVMGQAATGEALGRVFDCLQIEEVARGLLFGLILQVVRIVTH from the coding sequence ATGAGTTCAACCGCATTCCCCAACCAGAATGCGCCTCAACCAGGTGCTTCCCTTACGAACCCGCCAAAGCCGAAGGCTATAGCACTCAATGGCTCGCCGTTGCCTACACTTTCACAGACACAAGACGACGACAAGCCGCTGTTAACAGACAAGCCATCGGATGCAAATGATCTTGCTAACAAGATGACTACAACAAACGACGCAATGAACTCTGACAGCCCCATTACGAATACTACGAGAACCGAAACGACCAATACAAGAACTGCAACTGAAGATGGTACTCCAATTGCAAAAGTCATACACTTCTTTGCTACAGCGACTCCAGAGTCACTCGCCGGCGTCGCAGTTGGTTTTGCTGCTTTCACATACTTCACTATGGGACGTTTGGGTCTCGTTCTAATCGGCGCTTTGGGCGGAGTTGCCGGATTCATTTCGTGGGAAGCGCGTAACCCAGAGCTCGCTAAAGCTGTGCGAGGAGAGCGAGGGATCGACGTTATAGATCGGCTTCTAGAGGCCAAGAACAATCAGGCAGGAGAGAAGCGCGAAGAcagcagcgatgatgaagagccgGCTCTTAAGAATTTCGACGAGTTCCGTCCAGAGACCCGTGAGGCACTTGGGGGTCTTGTTGATGCTATTGTCAGGGACTATGTTAAGTGGTGGTACAGTCCGATTGTTCCGACTGACCACTCGTTTCCTTTGGCGTGTCGCAAGACGCTCACATCTTACCTTCTCTCCGTTTCTAGCCACCTGAGCCGAAAGCGACCTGCGGATGCCtttctcgatcttcttaccAACTCGTCCTCCATTATCATCGTGTTCATGTCTGAGCTCGCATCCGCTTTCTCCGAACTTCCTCCAGATAGTAGCATGACTGCTGCTGACGCCGTTTACAACTACCTGGCATCTAACCCGGACTGCCATTTGGCCAATCTCTTGAATCAACGTCAGCAAGCGTCAAAATTCAAAATGGTGGCCGAGGACCTTCTTGGTTTCCTGGACCGAAACTCGTACAACTGCGATCCTGCCCGGGTTTTCTTGCGTGAGATCCTCGCGAACTCGGTTCTTGAAAAGACACTACATACCTGCAGTCAAGCCGATTGGATTAACGGGTGGATCGTATACTTGCTAGAAGCTGGTGAACCAAACCTAAATCAGGCTATCGATGTTGGCATGCAGCGAGCCCCAGAATCGAGCGTGGCGGCAACTAACGTCTTTGCGGATTTGGATGGAAATGTCGGAAACGTTGGGATCGCCAAGCCAGGGCGAAGTTCTTTGGAGACGGAAAGGGCTCGACGCAAGGAACCCCTTGGccacaagaagaagctgagcaaggcggaggaagagatggatgaAGCCATGCAAGAGATGAAACGCATGAACGAAATGAttgccgaagaagaagcacgACGAAAACGCGCGTCGGTGGTTTCTTTTCATGATTCACCGAAGGATTCAAACAATGCTGAAAAACGGTTGTCTGGTGCGCCAGATCTTTCAGCTGCTACGAAACGTGATGTGTCTCTACCATCGGCGACATCAACGGAAGGGTTCTCATCAAAGAGTGACATTGTCCAAACTCCTGTCACACCTCGATCACCAATGGATTCCTCCAGCCCCGAGTCGTCCCCTCGTCGATCCGACGGCACTCGCTTCACTAGCTTCGATCAAATTGTACCACCAGGACAAGTAACAGAcgaaggagaagaggatgccCCTAAAAAAGCTCCTCTGACCCTTCACAATGCCACGATAACTCTCCACGATGATACCCCTGGCGAGCCAAATAGAATTCGCAGCAAACCTAACTGGGACTACTGGGTGCAGGTTGAGCCGTCAGCTACTGCGTATCCTGGATGGATGATCGTACGAAGATATGCAGATTTTGAAACCCTGCATGAAATCCTCAGACGAATTGCCAACATTTCTGGTGCAACTGCTTTCACCGAGCTTCATAAAGACTTGCCTGACTGGAAGCTTCACACTCGTGAATCTCTGCGCGGTGAACTAGAGAGGTACCTTCGAGATGCTTGTTGGTACCAGAGCTTAGCCGAAAGCGAGGGCATGAAACGATTTCTCGAAAAGTCAAAGGGGCATACCCACAGCGAATCCAAAGCAGGCTTTGGTTGGGAAACCATGGGCAAGGGTATGTTGGACGCCCTGACATCAGGGCCCAAGGGTGCTATGGAGGGTGGCAAGAGTCTCGTGGGTGGTGTCACTGGAGTTTTTGGAAGTACATTTTCTGGTCTTAGCAGGAAATCTACCCAGTCAGTAGATCTAACGGCTAACTCTAGCCGACTTTCGATCTCGACACCTCCCAGCCAGCTAAGCGGTGTAAGATCTCCCGTCCGCTCTGCGAGAGACAGCATGGACAGCCAACGCTCGTCTATTGTATCATTGCAGCCAGGGAAAATGCCACCCATGGAGCGTCGTCCTAGTTATCAGTCACAAAGTGAGTCGGATGCGGATATTCGCACCAGCCGTTCGGAATGTAAAGAGTCTGCTTCAGCGTCGGCGAGTGCTCTTCCTAGTCGGGAGCATAGCCGTGCACCTAGCCTTGCTCAGCTGCGATCCCCATCAGCTGTTAGCCTCGACTTCACAAAACTTCCGCCTCCCCCCGATCAGATCGCGGACGACTATGGTTTGCCTGAAGGCAATATTGATATGCAGAGTGGAAAGGGACAGCAGGACCGCAAAGGCTCCCAGCAAATCCCAACACCTCCCCCTTCGGTGACTGACGGCAAGAGGGCGTCTTTGAAGCCTGGTAAACAGTATACCCCTCTATCAGAGCCCGAGACTCGTGTTGCGGTTGAGCTCCTGTTCGCTGTCATCAACGAGATGTACACTCTGTCATCGGCGTGGAATATTCGACGTACTCTTCTAACGGCTGCAAAATCCTTCCTCCTGCGTCCTGGCAACCCGTCTCTCTTGACTGTGCAGTCATTGATTCAGAAATCCGTCATTGACGCCAATACATCGGATTCAGGCATCGCGGAACAGCTTCGCAAGATACGAGAAAACATGATGCCAACAGAGCAGGAGCTCGCGGGCTGGCCAGCTGAGCTTACAGCCGATGAGAAAGAGAAGCTCCGCGTCAAAGCCCGCCGACTGCTAATTCAGAGTGGCCTTCCAGCTGCTCTGATGGGTGTCATGGGCCAGGCGGCGACAGGCGAAGCACTCGGCCGAGTCTTTGACTGTCTGCAGATTGAGGAGGTGGCAAGAGGGCTCCTCTTTGGCCTGATCTTACAGGTTGTTCGAATTGTGACGCACTAG